In a genomic window of Mycolicibacillus parakoreensis:
- a CDS encoding molybdopterin-dependent oxidoreductase: MEFRQKPNELQDYAAEIHEAHDSVDVEEYGGGFDLTRRAIAPRLRVGKDRWLNLLWLLPIGFVGLLASVAIGKILYQNPTVYEFIQRYPGASESSRVDSGIPAWAGWTHFFNLFLMMFIIRSGIQILCDHPRLYFSRNSTPGKDEWLRVAPPVPDDPLWTANADTVALPPQFGLPGFRHSIGLARWWHLGVDTLWLLNGAVFYVLLFSTDQWRRIVPTSWDVFPNALSTAIQYMALQWPDDHTWVNYNSLQLLSYFMTVFIAAPAALITGLGMSPALSQRLTMISKRLNIQVARSLHFLVLVYFLFFILVHVTMVFATDAADNLNHMFAARGCGIGDEPHCHSYAGFWVFTAAMAVVVVAWVWATPFTIKHPRVVQRVGYALIGPFQRVLERFNPEPGAFTEEDISPYHWRNGRLPETPEYQELEKNDFEDWRLQVYGLVENPVSLSLDELKELPYHDQITQHFCIQAWSGVAKWGGVTMQTIMDIVKPLPEAKWVAFYSMGLGATGGIYYNVHPIQQMSNHMTMLAYNMNDQPLPYMHGKPLRLRNELQHGFKQVKWIKGIEFLSSYKDIGSGHGGYSEDHKYFGRHQTI; this comes from the coding sequence CTGGAGTTCCGCCAGAAGCCCAACGAGCTGCAGGACTACGCTGCCGAGATCCATGAGGCCCATGACTCCGTCGACGTGGAGGAGTACGGCGGCGGATTCGACCTGACCCGCCGCGCGATCGCACCGCGGTTGCGCGTGGGCAAAGACCGCTGGCTCAACCTGCTGTGGCTGCTGCCGATCGGTTTCGTCGGGCTGCTCGCCTCGGTGGCGATCGGCAAGATCCTCTACCAGAACCCGACGGTGTATGAGTTCATCCAGCGCTACCCCGGCGCCAGCGAGTCCTCCCGGGTCGACAGTGGGATTCCCGCCTGGGCGGGGTGGACGCACTTTTTCAACCTCTTTTTGATGATGTTCATCATCCGCTCCGGCATCCAGATCCTCTGCGATCACCCGCGGCTGTACTTCAGCCGCAACTCCACCCCCGGTAAGGACGAATGGCTGCGGGTGGCCCCACCGGTGCCCGACGACCCGCTGTGGACGGCCAACGCCGACACCGTCGCCCTGCCGCCCCAGTTCGGCCTGCCGGGATTCCGGCACTCCATCGGGCTCGCCCGCTGGTGGCACCTCGGCGTCGACACGCTGTGGCTGCTCAACGGTGCGGTCTTCTACGTGTTGCTGTTCAGCACCGACCAGTGGCGCCGCATCGTTCCGACCAGCTGGGATGTCTTCCCCAACGCGCTGTCGACGGCGATCCAGTACATGGCGCTGCAGTGGCCCGACGACCACACCTGGGTCAACTACAACTCGCTGCAGCTGCTCTCGTACTTCATGACCGTGTTCATCGCCGCGCCGGCGGCGCTGATCACCGGGCTGGGCATGTCGCCGGCGCTGTCGCAGCGCCTGACGATGATCAGCAAGCGGCTCAACATCCAGGTGGCCCGCTCACTGCACTTCCTGGTGTTGGTGTACTTCCTGTTCTTCATCCTCGTCCACGTCACGATGGTGTTCGCCACCGACGCCGCCGACAACCTCAACCACATGTTCGCGGCGCGCGGCTGCGGCATCGGTGACGAACCGCACTGCCACAGCTACGCCGGATTCTGGGTCTTCACCGCCGCGATGGCGGTGGTGGTCGTGGCCTGGGTGTGGGCCACACCGTTCACCATCAAGCACCCGCGTGTCGTCCAGCGGGTCGGGTATGCGCTGATCGGCCCGTTCCAGCGTGTGTTGGAGCGATTCAACCCCGAACCGGGGGCGTTCACCGAGGAGGACATCTCTCCGTACCACTGGCGCAACGGCCGGCTGCCGGAGACCCCGGAGTACCAGGAGTTGGAGAAGAACGACTTCGAAGACTGGCGCCTGCAGGTCTACGGCTTGGTCGAGAACCCGGTTTCGCTGTCGTTGGACGAGCTCAAAGAGCTGCCCTACCACGATCAGATCACCCAGCACTTCTGCATTCAGGCCTGGTCGGGGGTGGCCAAATGGGGCGGGGTGACGATGCAGACCATCATGGACATCGTCAAACCGCTGCCGGAGGCCAAGTGGGTGGCGTTCTACTCGATGGGGTTGGGCGCCACCGGTGGAATCTACTACAACGTGCATCCGATTCAGCAGATGAGCAACCACATGACGATGCTGGCCTACAACATGAACGACCAGCCCCTGCCCTACATGCACGGAAAGCCCCTGCGGTTGCGCAATGAATTGCAGCACGGTTTCAAACAGGTCAAATGGATCAAGGGCATCGAATTCTTGTCGAGCTACAAAGACATCGGCAGTGGCCATGGAGGCTACAGTGAAGACCACAAATACTTCGGTCGCCACCAAACGATCTGA